In Pseudobythopirellula maris, a single window of DNA contains:
- a CDS encoding NAD(P)/FAD-dependent oxidoreductase, translated as MPEQVVIIGSGPAGWCAAIYTARANLNPLCFEGAVNEENRQDGTLPLGQLALTTEVENYPGFPAGDLSGYLKSSLDEEHHWLADMHQKEGCSGPELMHLMRQQAANFGTRIETDDIVEVDFSQHPFKLKSAGGKEVEANSVIIATGARANYLGLESETKYKNVGVSACAVCDGALPRFRDKPLVVVGGGDSAVEEADYLAKFASKVYLIHRREELRASRIMADRAKNHDKIDIQWNSEVADVLGDDESGVKGVVLKSTKDGSTRELDAAGMFVAIGHTPNTRFLEGHLELHESKYVKWTVPFRTNTSVEGVFAAGDVADDYYRQAITAAGTGCMAALDAERWLAAQGL; from the coding sequence GTGCCCGAACAAGTCGTCATTATCGGCAGCGGCCCCGCCGGCTGGTGCGCCGCGATCTACACCGCTCGCGCTAACCTCAACCCGCTCTGCTTCGAGGGCGCCGTGAACGAGGAGAACCGCCAAGACGGCACGCTGCCGCTCGGGCAACTCGCGCTCACCACCGAGGTGGAGAACTACCCCGGCTTCCCCGCCGGCGACCTGAGCGGATACCTCAAGTCGTCGCTCGATGAGGAGCACCATTGGCTCGCCGATATGCACCAGAAAGAGGGCTGCAGCGGGCCGGAGCTGATGCACCTGATGCGGCAGCAGGCGGCCAACTTTGGCACTCGGATCGAGACCGACGACATTGTCGAGGTCGATTTCTCCCAGCACCCGTTCAAGCTCAAGTCGGCCGGTGGCAAGGAAGTCGAGGCGAACTCCGTCATCATCGCCACCGGCGCCCGCGCCAACTACCTCGGCCTCGAGTCGGAGACTAAGTACAAGAACGTTGGCGTGAGCGCTTGTGCCGTGTGCGACGGCGCCTTGCCGCGGTTCCGCGACAAGCCGCTGGTGGTCGTGGGGGGCGGAGACTCGGCTGTCGAGGAGGCGGACTACCTCGCTAAGTTCGCCAGCAAGGTCTACCTGATCCACCGCCGCGAGGAGCTGCGGGCCTCTCGGATCATGGCCGACCGAGCGAAGAACCACGACAAGATTGACATCCAGTGGAACTCGGAAGTCGCCGACGTGCTCGGCGACGACGAGAGCGGCGTGAAGGGCGTGGTGCTCAAGTCGACCAAAGACGGCTCGACCCGCGAGCTCGACGCCGCCGGCATGTTCGTGGCCATCGGCCACACGCCCAACACCCGCTTCCTCGAGGGCCACCTCGAGCTGCACGAGAGCAAGTACGTGAAGTGGACCGTGCCGTTCCGCACCAACACGAGTGTCGAGGGCGTGTTCGCCGCCGGCGACGTAGCCGACGACTATTACCGCCAGGCGATCACCGCGGCCGGCACCGGCTGCATGGCTGCGCTCGACGCGGAGCGATGGCTCGCTGCTCAAGGGCTTTAG
- a CDS encoding divalent metal cation transporter has translation MSGSPLTGVERDRAMLAEASARGTGAKLGAFMRLSGPGWLQSAITLGGGSLAGSLYLGVLGGTSLLWLQPLAMILGIVMLSAIGYVTLSTGERPFKAINTHVNPVLGWSWALATLAANIVWCMPQFALANGALQQNLAPGLLGADSALGDFNAKLLISIVILVITVAVTWSYGSGSWGIKLYELVLKLMVAAIVLCFLAVVGTLAWSGAIDLGAVFTGFIPNPAQLFEPAEAYLPFLDQLDAGAQGYWADKIVGLQLDKAAAAAATAVGINMTFLFPYSLLSKGWGKEFRGLAIFDLATGMLIPFVLATSCVVVASATQFHGRIVPGLVEDLEEEAKPTNGEAKDFYGIASNRLKVLGLATEMPKKPTLDEHLAEARKLPLEEQAIAAMLVDRNNFRLSQSLAPLTGEGVANTVFGLGVLGMTLSTISVLMLMSGFALTEMLGLKQSGWPFRLCCLASAVGVLGPFFWSKAAPALVVPTSVFGLILLPIAYLTFYLLMNQRSLLGEDLPRGGKRVAWNLLMGVSAGVATAASLYMVWLKAGQNGMIAIGALLALALVVQFTRKPHGSPPPERGRG, from the coding sequence ATGTCCGGCTCCCCTTTGACGGGAGTGGAGCGCGACCGCGCGATGCTCGCCGAGGCGAGCGCCCGCGGCACGGGCGCCAAGCTTGGCGCCTTCATGCGGCTCTCGGGCCCCGGCTGGTTGCAGAGCGCCATAACGCTCGGCGGCGGCTCGCTCGCCGGCAGCCTGTACCTCGGCGTGCTGGGCGGCACGAGCCTGCTGTGGCTCCAGCCGCTGGCGATGATCCTCGGCATCGTCATGCTCAGCGCGATCGGCTACGTCACGCTCTCGACGGGCGAGCGCCCGTTCAAAGCGATCAACACGCACGTGAACCCCGTGCTCGGCTGGTCGTGGGCCCTCGCCACGCTGGCGGCGAACATCGTCTGGTGCATGCCGCAGTTTGCTTTGGCAAACGGCGCTCTGCAGCAAAACCTGGCCCCAGGTCTTCTCGGAGCCGACAGCGCACTTGGCGATTTCAACGCCAAACTATTGATCTCGATCGTCATCCTTGTGATCACGGTCGCGGTGACCTGGAGCTACGGTTCGGGCAGTTGGGGGATCAAACTCTACGAGTTGGTGCTCAAGCTGATGGTCGCGGCGATTGTGCTTTGCTTCCTCGCGGTGGTTGGCACGCTGGCATGGAGCGGGGCAATCGACCTCGGCGCCGTCTTCACGGGTTTCATCCCGAACCCCGCCCAGCTCTTCGAGCCCGCCGAAGCCTACTTGCCGTTCCTCGACCAACTCGACGCCGGGGCCCAAGGCTACTGGGCCGACAAAATCGTCGGCTTGCAACTCGATAAAGCGGCTGCCGCGGCCGCAACGGCCGTTGGCATCAACATGACCTTCCTATTCCCCTACTCGCTGCTGAGTAAGGGCTGGGGCAAAGAGTTCCGCGGTTTGGCAATCTTCGATCTCGCCACCGGCATGCTGATCCCCTTCGTGCTGGCCACCAGCTGCGTGGTTGTGGCTTCGGCCACCCAGTTCCACGGCCGTATCGTTCCCGGTTTAGTCGAAGACCTTGAGGAAGAAGCGAAGCCTACCAATGGGGAAGCGAAAGACTTCTACGGTATCGCCTCGAACAGACTGAAAGTGCTAGGTCTTGCGACTGAAATGCCGAAGAAACCGACACTTGATGAACATCTTGCCGAAGCAAGGAAGCTCCCCCTCGAAGAACAAGCCATTGCCGCGATGCTCGTGGACCGCAACAACTTCCGGCTGTCGCAGTCCCTTGCCCCGCTCACCGGCGAGGGCGTGGCGAACACCGTCTTCGGCCTCGGCGTGCTGGGCATGACTCTGTCGACCATCAGCGTGCTGATGCTGATGAGCGGCTTCGCGCTAACGGAGATGCTCGGCCTGAAGCAAAGCGGCTGGCCTTTCCGCCTTTGCTGCCTAGCGTCGGCCGTCGGCGTCCTTGGTCCGTTCTTTTGGAGCAAGGCGGCGCCCGCGTTGGTGGTGCCGACCTCGGTGTTCGGCCTGATCCTGCTTCCGATCGCCTACCTCACCTTCTACCTGCTGATGAACCAGCGGAGCTTGTTGGGCGAGGACCTGCCGCGCGGCGGCAAGCGCGTGGCGTGGAACCTGCTGATGGGCGTCTCGGCGGGCGTCGCCACCGCGGCAAGCCTCTACATGGTCTGGCTCAAGGCGGGCCAGAACGGCATGATCGCCATCGGCGCGCTGCTGGCGCTGGCCTTGGTGGTTCAGTTCACCCGCAAACCTCATGGTTCCCCTCCTCCGGAACGGGGGAGGGGCTAG